Proteins co-encoded in one Malus domestica chromosome 09, GDT2T_hap1 genomic window:
- the LOC103442330 gene encoding plant cysteine oxidase 2-like, with translation MGIEMVAPNRKGNKEFLELAEVTNSKSKTRKCRRRQRKMSPVQKLYETCKEVFSSGGAGVIPPADDIQRLSSVLGAIKPADVGLTPDLPYFRMTVARRTPAITYLHLYECEKYSMGIFCLPPSGILPLHNHPGMTVFSKLLFGTMHIKSYDWVADASERTLARAPEKTLASAPESAPEKTLASAPEETLASTPGKTLASANPSLVGCSLVQAPPGVRLAKVKADADFTAACDPSILYPADGGNMHCFTAVTACAVLDVLGPPYSDPDGRHCQYYIDHPFPRFPDGGVSVPEDEKDGYAWLEEREKPDDLAVVGAIYRGPRIQEN, from the exons ATGGGGATTGAGATGGTGGCGCCCAATCGCAAAGGCAATAAGGAGTTTCTGGAATTGGCGGAGGTGACGAATTCGAAAAGCAAGACCAGAAAGTGCCGGCGGCGTCAGCGGAAGATGTCGCCGGTTCAGAAGCTGTACGAGACTTGCAAGGAAGTCTTTTCGTCTGGTGGGGCCGGGGTTATACCCCCCGCTGATGATATCCAACGGCTATCCTCTGTTTTGG GTGCCATTAAGCCTGCTGATGTCGGCCTGACTCCTGATTTGCCGTACTTCAGGATGACAGTAGCTAGACGAACCCCGGCAATAACCTACCTGCACCTTTACGAGTGCGAAAAATATTCG ATGGGGATATTTTGCTTGCCGCCTTCCGGTATCCTACCGCTTCATAATCACCCTGGAATGACTGTATTCAGTAAGCTTCTGTTTGGGACAATGCACATCAAATCCTATGATTGGGTGGCTGATGCCTCGGAGAGGACATTGGCACGTGCCCCGGAGAAGACGTTGGCAAGTGCCCCGGAGAGTGCCCCGGAGAAGACATTGGCAAGTGCCCCGGAGGAAACGTTGGCAAGTACGCCGGGGAAAACATTGGCAAGTGCGAATCCTTCATTAG TTGGATGTTCTCTCGTTCAAGCACCGCCTGGTGTTCGTCTGGCTAAAGTTAAGGCTGACGCTGATTTCACTGCTGCTTGCGACCCTTCCATCCTCTATCCAGCTGATGGAGGCAACATGCATTGCTTCACAGCAGTGACAGCATGCGCAGTGCTCGATGTGCTTGGCCCTCCATATTCTGATCCTGACGGTCGGCACTGCCAATACTACATTGATCACCCATTCCCTCGTTTCCCAG ATGGGGGAGTATCTGTGCCAGAAGATGAGAAGGACGGCTATGCTTGgcttgaagagagagagaaacctgATGACTTAGCTGTAGTTGGAGCCATCTACAGAGGCCCCAGAATACAGGAGAATTGA